A region of Streptomyces sp. NBC_01267 DNA encodes the following proteins:
- a CDS encoding phospholipase C encodes MGSTGRKTGARRWGALAGAAALTVLGGAAPTWAAAPAGHHSGSATATPVKHLVVLFDENISFDHYFATYPQAANTDGTKFTPSPRTPRDIDNLRTAGLLDKNPNQYLPKRLGPDQAMTCDQNHSYGPEQYAYNGGKADKFVENTDSGKCSGHLFGEPGLAMDYFDGNTVTAMWNYAQHYALNDNSFGSAYGPSTPGAIELVSGQTHGVVSTDPKSSTEHPVRTDKPDPAAVASPDAHGVGTMITDPDPAYDDCSGNDHTSTSSLAELGGKNIGDRLNEKNVSWGWFQGGFRPSTAWNGKSDDLAKCGGTTHANVGGEQVVDYSPHHNPFAYYSSTANPHHLAPKSVAEIGHAGRANHNYDLTDFDAALKSGHLPSVSFLKAPSYQDGHAGYSDPTDEQDFLIGQINKIQQAPQWKDTAVVLAYDDSDGWYDHVYAKPLNGSDDTTKQTNGKTVDSPACQNGPKATGGYADRCGPGARQPLMVISPYGKVNRIDHTRTEQTSIIKFVEENWHTERIGDHSFDTRAGSLAGMLDFKHPNGKQVLLNKDGSVKSVGPIRPVAPVTTEISHPQTRSAAVQELAAEGSDQPVLLTGAVLGVVVLGGAGVAVAIRRRSGRGTV; translated from the coding sequence ATGGGCAGCACCGGAAGGAAGACGGGCGCGCGGCGCTGGGGAGCACTGGCCGGAGCCGCCGCGCTCACCGTGCTCGGCGGGGCGGCGCCCACCTGGGCCGCGGCGCCCGCCGGGCATCACTCCGGCAGTGCCACGGCCACCCCCGTCAAACATCTGGTGGTTCTCTTCGACGAGAACATCTCCTTCGACCACTACTTCGCTACCTATCCGCAGGCTGCGAACACCGACGGGACGAAGTTCACCCCGTCCCCGCGCACCCCCCGCGACATCGACAACCTGCGCACCGCCGGGCTGCTCGACAAGAACCCCAATCAGTACCTGCCCAAGCGCCTCGGCCCGGACCAGGCCATGACCTGCGACCAGAACCACTCGTACGGTCCGGAGCAGTACGCGTACAACGGCGGCAAGGCCGACAAGTTCGTGGAGAACACCGACTCGGGCAAGTGCTCGGGCCATCTCTTCGGTGAACCCGGGCTGGCCATGGACTACTTCGACGGCAACACCGTCACCGCCATGTGGAACTACGCCCAGCACTACGCACTCAACGACAACTCCTTCGGTTCCGCGTACGGCCCCTCGACGCCGGGAGCGATCGAGCTGGTGTCGGGGCAGACGCACGGTGTGGTGTCGACCGACCCGAAGTCATCGACCGAGCACCCGGTCCGGACCGACAAGCCCGATCCCGCGGCGGTCGCCTCGCCGGATGCGCACGGCGTCGGCACCATGATCACCGACCCGGACCCGGCCTACGACGACTGCTCGGGCAACGATCACACCAGCACGTCCTCCCTCGCCGAACTGGGCGGCAAGAACATCGGCGACCGGCTCAACGAGAAGAACGTGAGCTGGGGCTGGTTCCAGGGCGGCTTCCGCCCGAGCACCGCCTGGAACGGCAAGTCGGACGACCTCGCCAAGTGCGGCGGCACCACCCACGCCAACGTCGGCGGCGAGCAGGTCGTGGACTACAGCCCGCACCACAACCCCTTCGCGTACTACAGCTCGACCGCGAACCCGCACCACCTGGCTCCGAAGTCCGTCGCCGAGATCGGCCACGCGGGCCGGGCCAACCACAACTACGACCTCACGGACTTCGACGCGGCCCTCAAGTCCGGTCACCTCCCCTCGGTGAGCTTCCTCAAGGCCCCCTCCTACCAGGACGGGCACGCCGGATACTCCGATCCCACCGATGAACAGGACTTCCTCATCGGCCAGATCAACAAGATCCAGCAGGCTCCGCAGTGGAAGGACACCGCGGTCGTCCTCGCCTACGACGACTCGGACGGCTGGTACGACCACGTCTACGCCAAGCCGCTGAACGGCTCCGACGACACCACGAAGCAGACGAACGGCAAGACCGTTGACTCGCCCGCCTGCCAGAACGGCCCGAAGGCCACAGGCGGTTACGCCGACCGGTGCGGTCCCGGAGCGCGGCAGCCGCTGATGGTCATCTCGCCCTACGGCAAGGTCAACCGGATCGACCACACCAGGACCGAGCAGACCTCGATCATCAAATTCGTCGAGGAGAACTGGCACACCGAACGCATCGGTGACCACTCCTTCGACACCCGGGCCGGTTCGCTGGCCGGGATGCTCGACTTCAAGCACCCCAACGGCAAGCAGGTGCTGCTGAACAAGGACGGGTCGGTCAAGTCGGTCGGCCCGATCCGGCCCGTCGCACCCGTCACCACGGAGATCTCGCACCCGCAGACGCGGAGCGCCGCGGTCCAGGAGCTCGCCGCGGAAGGATCCGATCAGCCCGTCCTGCTCACCGGGGCCGTCCTCGGCGTGGTCGTGCTGGGCGGCGCGGGGGTCGCTGTGGCGATCCGCCGCCGCTCGGGACGCGGGACGGTCTGA
- a CDS encoding EfeM/EfeO family lipoprotein, with amino-acid sequence MPDRTAPRSPRRFSRRTLITGGVALAAALALAGTGAAGLLHGPGHPAEPSDGMPHTRVEASAGSCGNGWRNPRPGTQVFEVRNTSATPVEVYLKDVSSGAVYGELEGLGPGSSRALTVDLAAGSYAFACFPDDAASVTGPTVRVRGGKGGGGPAALPVSSHDLIPPTLSYQKWVTGRTDDLVAATQQLDSALRSGDTGRARKAWLTAHLVYERMGAAYGTFGDADRAINGTTASLPGGVHDKDFTGFHRIEYGLWHGAPVSGLRPFADRLLKDVRTLRADWTRARMDPLDLGLRAHEILENTVQFELTGRTDYGSGSNLATARANLDGTRVVLARLRPLLTGRYPGLARLDSELDRTQRVLDRQDHDGRWTPLDRLGRGQREQVNAAVGGVVERLADVAALCDVRRTS; translated from the coding sequence GTGCCGGACAGGACCGCCCCACGTTCCCCGCGGCGCTTCTCGCGGCGCACGCTGATCACGGGCGGGGTGGCACTGGCCGCCGCGCTCGCTCTCGCCGGCACGGGAGCGGCGGGACTCCTGCACGGCCCGGGCCATCCGGCCGAGCCCTCCGACGGCATGCCGCACACGCGCGTCGAGGCATCGGCGGGCAGCTGTGGGAACGGCTGGCGGAATCCGCGCCCCGGCACCCAGGTCTTCGAGGTGCGCAACACGTCCGCCACGCCCGTCGAGGTGTACCTGAAGGACGTGTCCAGCGGCGCTGTGTACGGCGAGCTGGAAGGACTGGGTCCGGGCAGCAGCCGGGCGCTGACGGTGGACCTCGCCGCCGGTTCGTACGCCTTCGCCTGTTTCCCCGACGACGCCGCTTCCGTCACCGGCCCCACGGTCCGGGTGCGTGGCGGGAAGGGGGGCGGCGGCCCGGCCGCCCTGCCGGTGAGCAGCCACGACCTGATTCCGCCGACGCTGAGCTATCAGAAGTGGGTGACCGGCCGGACGGACGACCTCGTCGCCGCCACGCAGCAGCTCGACTCCGCACTCCGGTCCGGCGACACGGGACGGGCCCGGAAGGCATGGCTCACCGCGCATCTCGTGTACGAACGGATGGGCGCCGCTTACGGGACGTTCGGCGACGCGGACAGGGCGATCAACGGAACCACCGCGAGCCTGCCCGGCGGGGTCCACGACAAGGACTTCACCGGATTCCACCGCATCGAGTACGGCCTGTGGCACGGTGCGCCGGTGTCCGGCCTGCGCCCGTTCGCCGACCGGCTGCTCAAGGACGTACGGACCCTGCGCGCGGACTGGACACGGGCCCGGATGGACCCCCTGGACCTCGGCCTGCGGGCGCACGAAATCCTGGAGAACACCGTGCAGTTCGAGCTGACCGGCCGCACCGACTACGGCAGCGGCAGCAACCTCGCCACCGCCCGCGCCAACCTCGACGGCACCCGGGTGGTGCTCGCCCGGCTGCGCCCGCTGCTCACCGGCCGCTACCCCGGGCTGGCGCGGCTGGACAGTGAACTGGACCGGACGCAGCGGGTTCTGGACCGCCAGGACCACGACGGCCGCTGGACGCCGCTCGACCGGCTCGGCCGCGGACAGCGCGAGCAGGTGAACGCCGCAGTCGGTGGAGTCGTCGAGCGGCTGGCGGACGTCGCGGCCCTCTGCGACGTGCGCAGGACGTCCTGA
- a CDS encoding helix-turn-helix domain-containing protein, protein MTDRESANRQGDGAEGAGGEGTDDDGFAAVLTAVGPRLRALRQDRGITLAQLSEMTRISLSTLSRLESGRRKPTLELLLPLAKTFGVQLDELVDAPLTGDPRIHPRPFNRHGMTIIPLTRHLGGLHAYKQVIPAGQQRLGKLEQRVHEGYEWLYVLAGRLRLVLGEHDLVLTAGEVAEFDTRTPHVWASAGPEAVEFLSLFGQQGERMHVRARPLDKKPTDGDGNGDAGGAPRPTRA, encoded by the coding sequence ATGACAGATCGGGAGAGCGCGAATCGACAGGGCGACGGCGCGGAGGGTGCGGGCGGAGAGGGTACGGACGACGACGGCTTCGCGGCCGTTCTGACCGCGGTGGGCCCCCGGCTGCGAGCCCTGCGGCAGGACCGTGGCATCACTCTCGCGCAGCTGAGCGAGATGACCAGGATCTCTCTCAGTACCCTTTCCCGGCTGGAGTCCGGCAGGCGCAAACCGACCCTGGAGCTGCTGCTGCCCCTGGCGAAGACGTTCGGCGTGCAGCTCGATGAACTGGTGGACGCGCCGCTGACCGGGGATCCCCGCATCCACCCCCGCCCCTTCAACCGGCACGGCATGACCATCATCCCGCTGACCCGCCATCTCGGCGGGCTGCACGCCTACAAGCAGGTGATTCCCGCCGGGCAGCAACGGCTGGGGAAACTGGAGCAGCGGGTGCACGAGGGGTACGAGTGGCTCTACGTCCTGGCCGGGCGGCTGCGGCTCGTGCTGGGCGAGCACGACCTCGTCCTCACCGCGGGTGAGGTCGCGGAGTTCGACACCCGTACCCCGCACGTCTGGGCCAGTGCGGGCCCCGAGGCGGTGGAATTCCTCAGCCTGTTCGGACAGCAGGGCGAGCGGATGCATGTACGCGCCCGTCCCCTCGACAAGAAGCCGACGGACGGGGACGGGAACGGGGATGCCGGGGGCGCGCCCCGGCCGACGCGGGCCTGA
- a CDS encoding PaaX family transcriptional regulator: MAAEAHDPAEGDSSAASAQPRQFIVTVYGLYSRTEGGWLSVASLIALLSDLGIDAPAVRSSISRLKRRGILRAERRDGAAGYALSDEGLSVLREGDHRIFRRERATPADGWLLAVFSVPESERSKRHLMRSRLTRLGFGTVSSGVYIAPAHLYDTTAEMLRRLGLDGYTDLFRADHLAFADPAEKVRQWWDLGQLEQLYGEFVRKHAAVLERPQPGTADAAARDAFVDYVRVLTDWRQLPYLDPGLPEELLPEKWIGIRAADLFFALQSRLADGARAYAARGLVRGVPPGTAATEPHGV; encoded by the coding sequence ATCGCAGCAGAGGCGCACGACCCTGCGGAGGGCGACTCCTCGGCAGCCTCCGCGCAGCCGCGCCAGTTCATCGTGACGGTGTACGGCCTGTACTCCAGGACCGAGGGCGGCTGGCTGTCGGTGGCGTCCCTGATCGCCCTGCTCTCGGATCTGGGCATCGACGCTCCGGCCGTCCGGTCCTCCATCTCCCGGCTCAAGCGCCGCGGCATCCTGCGGGCCGAACGGCGGGACGGCGCGGCGGGCTACGCCCTCTCCGACGAGGGTCTGTCGGTACTGCGGGAGGGAGACCACCGGATCTTCCGGCGGGAGCGCGCGACGCCTGCCGACGGCTGGCTGCTCGCGGTGTTCTCGGTGCCGGAGTCCGAGCGCAGCAAGCGGCATCTGATGCGCTCCCGGCTGACCCGGCTGGGGTTCGGCACCGTCTCGTCGGGCGTCTACATCGCCCCGGCCCACCTGTACGACACCACGGCGGAGATGCTGCGCCGCCTGGGACTCGACGGGTACACGGACCTCTTCCGTGCCGACCACCTGGCCTTCGCCGACCCGGCCGAAAAAGTGCGGCAGTGGTGGGATCTCGGCCAACTGGAGCAGTTGTACGGCGAGTTCGTCCGCAAGCACGCCGCCGTACTGGAGCGCCCGCAGCCGGGCACGGCGGACGCCGCGGCGCGGGACGCCTTCGTCGACTACGTCCGGGTACTCACCGACTGGCGGCAACTGCCCTATCTGGACCCGGGCCTCCCGGAGGAGTTGCTTCCGGAGAAGTGGATCGGTATCCGCGCCGCGGACCTCTTCTTCGCACTCCAGTCACGGCTGGCGGACGGTGCGCGGGCGTACGCCGCCCGGGGGCTCGTCCGCGGGGTCCCGCCCGGGACGGCCGCAACGGAACCGCACGGGGTCTAG
- a CDS encoding 3-hydroxybutyrate dehydrogenase yields the protein MTTPRSVPAPLGLDLRGRTALVTGAAGGIGSACALRLAAAGATVRAGDRDAAGLEALVGRAGDLPGAVEPYVLDLTDLDAAERAAAGTDILVNNAGLQLVRPIEEFPPDVFHTILTVMLEAPFRLIRGALPHMYEQGWGRIVNLSSVHGLRASAFKSAYVSAKHGLEGLSKTAALEGAPHGVTSNCVNPGYVRTPLVERQIADQAAAHSIPEERVLNEVLLKDSALKRLVEPDEVAEAVAYLCTPQAAFITGTSLALDGGWTAH from the coding sequence ATGACGACGCCTCGTTCCGTACCTGCCCCACTCGGCCTCGATCTGCGGGGCCGTACCGCTCTCGTCACCGGCGCCGCGGGCGGCATCGGCAGTGCCTGCGCACTGCGGCTGGCCGCCGCCGGCGCCACGGTCCGGGCCGGTGACCGCGACGCGGCGGGGCTCGAAGCACTCGTCGGCCGCGCCGGTGACCTGCCCGGGGCCGTCGAGCCGTACGTCCTCGACCTGACCGATCTCGACGCGGCGGAACGGGCGGCGGCGGGCACCGACATCCTGGTCAACAACGCCGGGCTGCAACTCGTCCGGCCCATCGAGGAGTTCCCGCCCGACGTCTTCCACACCATCCTCACCGTGATGCTGGAGGCGCCCTTCCGGCTGATCAGGGGCGCCCTGCCGCACATGTACGAGCAGGGCTGGGGCCGGATCGTCAACCTGTCGTCCGTGCACGGACTGCGTGCCTCCGCGTTCAAGTCGGCCTATGTGTCCGCCAAACACGGGCTCGAAGGCCTCTCCAAGACCGCGGCCCTCGAAGGCGCCCCGCACGGGGTGACCTCCAACTGCGTCAACCCCGGATACGTACGCACCCCGCTCGTCGAGCGGCAGATCGCCGACCAGGCGGCCGCCCACTCCATCCCGGAGGAGCGCGTCCTCAACGAGGTGCTGCTGAAGGACTCGGCGCTCAAGCGGCTCGTCGAACCGGACGAGGTCGCGGAGGCGGTCGCCTATCTCTGCACCCCGCAGGCCGCGTTCATCACCGGCACGTCACTCGCCCTCGACGGCGGCTGGACCGCCCACTAA
- a CDS encoding NUDIX hydrolase, translating to MGTPDFIREIRATAGHQLLLLPGVSAVVLDDEGRVLLGRRADTGTWSIIGGIPEPGEQPADTAVREVYEETAVRCVPERVILVQALKPIQYPNGDHCQFMDTSLLCRATGGAARVNDDESLEVGWFAPDALPELAEFALTRIKRALTDEPTWFAPATFE from the coding sequence ATGGGCACTCCCGACTTCATCCGAGAAATCAGGGCCACCGCGGGCCATCAGCTGCTTCTGCTGCCGGGGGTGAGCGCCGTGGTCCTCGACGACGAGGGGCGGGTACTGCTCGGACGGCGCGCCGACACCGGCACGTGGTCGATCATCGGCGGCATCCCCGAACCGGGTGAGCAGCCCGCCGACACGGCAGTGCGTGAGGTGTACGAGGAGACGGCCGTACGGTGTGTGCCGGAGCGGGTGATCCTCGTCCAGGCGCTCAAGCCGATCCAGTACCCCAACGGGGACCACTGCCAGTTCATGGACACCAGCCTGCTCTGCCGGGCGACCGGCGGTGCGGCCCGGGTCAACGACGACGAGTCCCTTGAGGTGGGCTGGTTCGCGCCGGACGCGCTTCCCGAACTGGCGGAGTTCGCGCTCACCCGGATCAAGCGGGCGCTCACCGACGAGCCCACCTGGTTCGCACCCGCCACCTTCGAATGA
- the lnt gene encoding apolipoprotein N-acyltransferase: MSAPTTLDEPAPDSGPEQFAQQPAVPSRGRRLARALVRPAVAALSGLLLYASFPPRPLWWLAPFAFAALGYTLYGRRARAGFGLGYLAGLGYLLPLLVWTGVEVGPGPWLGLAAVEALFIAAAGAGIAYVSRLPLAPLWAAGVWIAVEAARARVPFGGFPWGKVAFGQPEGVFLPLAAVGGTPLLGFAVVLCGFGIAEAVRRWATLRSVLNRRVATAAVLAVAPVAAGFAALPLVDTGAQDGTATVALIQGNVPRMGLDFATQRRAVLDHHVRETLKLAADVKAGRAAQPDLVLWPENSSDIDPYLNADAYDAIDKAAKAIKAPISVGAVVTPDNGKGAPLNQQILWDPVKGPVDTYNKRQLQPFGEYMPYRSFFRLFSSDVDLVRQDFVPGHKAADFDMRGTKVGPVTCYEAAFDWAVRDQVKAGAQIISVPSNNATFDRSEMTYQQLAMSRVRAVEHSRAVMVPVTTGVSAVIRPDGSVAQKTKMFTADALVAEVPKRSSLTPATRLGTLPEWLLVALAAGGIGWAVTRTVKTRR; encoded by the coding sequence GTGAGCGCCCCCACCACCCTTGACGAGCCCGCGCCCGACTCCGGGCCCGAGCAGTTCGCCCAGCAGCCCGCCGTTCCGTCGCGCGGCCGGCGGCTCGCCCGCGCGCTCGTGCGACCGGCGGTGGCGGCCCTGTCCGGCCTGCTGCTGTACGCCAGCTTCCCGCCGCGGCCCCTGTGGTGGCTCGCCCCCTTCGCCTTCGCCGCACTCGGGTACACCCTGTACGGCCGCCGGGCCAGGGCCGGTTTCGGCCTCGGCTACCTCGCGGGCCTCGGCTACCTGCTGCCGCTCCTGGTGTGGACGGGGGTGGAGGTCGGCCCCGGCCCCTGGCTGGGACTCGCGGCTGTCGAAGCGCTCTTCATCGCCGCCGCCGGCGCCGGGATCGCCTACGTCTCACGGCTGCCGCTCGCGCCGCTCTGGGCAGCGGGGGTGTGGATCGCCGTCGAGGCGGCCCGTGCGCGAGTGCCGTTCGGCGGCTTCCCCTGGGGGAAGGTCGCCTTCGGGCAGCCCGAAGGGGTGTTCCTGCCGCTGGCCGCCGTCGGCGGCACGCCACTGCTCGGCTTCGCCGTCGTCCTCTGCGGCTTCGGAATCGCCGAAGCGGTACGGCGCTGGGCCACCCTGCGCAGCGTCCTGAACCGCAGGGTCGCGACCGCCGCTGTCCTGGCCGTCGCACCCGTCGCGGCGGGCTTCGCCGCCCTGCCGCTCGTCGACACCGGCGCCCAGGACGGCACGGCGACCGTCGCCCTCATCCAGGGGAACGTGCCCAGGATGGGCCTCGACTTCGCGACCCAGCGCCGCGCGGTGCTCGATCACCACGTGCGGGAGACGCTGAAGCTGGCCGCGGACGTCAAGGCGGGCCGGGCCGCGCAACCGGACCTGGTGCTGTGGCCGGAGAACTCGTCGGACATCGACCCGTACCTCAACGCCGACGCCTACGACGCCATCGACAAGGCCGCCAAGGCGATCAAGGCGCCCATCTCGGTCGGCGCGGTCGTCACACCGGACAACGGCAAGGGCGCCCCGCTCAACCAGCAGATCCTCTGGGACCCCGTGAAGGGCCCGGTCGACACGTACAACAAGCGTCAGCTCCAGCCGTTCGGCGAGTACATGCCGTACCGGTCCTTCTTCCGCCTCTTCAGCTCCGACGTCGACCTGGTCCGCCAGGACTTCGTGCCCGGCCACAAGGCGGCCGACTTCGACATGCGGGGGACCAAGGTCGGCCCCGTCACCTGTTACGAGGCCGCATTCGACTGGGCCGTACGGGACCAGGTGAAGGCCGGTGCGCAGATCATCTCGGTACCGAGCAACAACGCCACCTTCGACCGCAGCGAGATGACCTACCAGCAGCTCGCGATGTCGCGGGTGCGGGCGGTGGAGCACAGCCGGGCCGTGATGGTCCCGGTCACCACCGGTGTGAGCGCGGTCATCCGTCCGGACGGCTCGGTCGCGCAGAAGACCAAGATGTTCACCGCCGACGCCCTGGTGGCCGAGGTGCCCAAGCGTTCCTCGCTGACCCCGGCCACCCGGCTCGGCACCCTCCCCGAGTGGCTGCTCGTCGCACTCGCCGCGGGCGGGATCGGCTGGGCAGTGACCCGTACGGTGAAGACGCGCAGGTGA
- a CDS encoding glutamate racemase encodes MKIALMDSGIGLLAAAAAVRRLRPDAELVLSCDPDNMPWGPQTSADVTSLALTVARAAAVHRPDVLIVACNTASVHALPALRAELEPDIPVIGTVPAIKPAAADGGSVAIWATPATTGSAYQHGLIREFASGADVTEVPCPGLADAVQYADEDAIDRAVAAAAALTPPGVRGIVLGCTHYELVAERIRDAVRRPDGPPVELYGSAGAVAAQALRRIGAGPAPDADPSASLTVLLSGRQAPLPGPALAYAEGRLLPAVSPAH; translated from the coding sequence GTGAAGATCGCACTGATGGATTCCGGAATCGGCCTGCTCGCGGCGGCTGCCGCGGTACGTCGGCTGCGGCCCGACGCGGAGCTCGTCCTCTCCTGCGACCCCGACAACATGCCGTGGGGGCCGCAGACGTCCGCCGACGTGACGTCGCTCGCGCTGACCGTGGCGCGCGCCGCGGCCGTACACCGGCCGGACGTACTGATCGTCGCCTGCAACACGGCGTCCGTGCACGCCCTGCCCGCGCTCCGGGCCGAGCTGGAGCCGGACATCCCGGTCATCGGTACGGTGCCCGCCATCAAGCCGGCCGCCGCGGACGGGGGGTCCGTCGCCATCTGGGCGACCCCGGCGACCACCGGCAGCGCCTACCAGCACGGTCTGATCCGTGAATTCGCCTCCGGCGCGGATGTCACCGAGGTGCCCTGCCCGGGACTCGCGGACGCCGTCCAGTACGCCGACGAGGACGCGATCGACCGTGCCGTGGCCGCAGCCGCCGCCCTCACCCCGCCCGGCGTAAGGGGCATCGTCCTGGGCTGCACCCATTACGAGCTGGTCGCGGAGCGGATCCGTGACGCCGTGCGACGGCCGGACGGACCTCCGGTCGAGCTGTACGGATCGGCCGGTGCGGTGGCCGCACAGGCGCTGCGCCGCATCGGTGCCGGGCCCGCGCCCGACGCCGACCCGAGCGCCTCGCTGACCGTGCTGCTGAGCGGTCGCCAGGCACCGCTGCCGGGCCCCGCGCTGGCGTACGCCGAAGGGCGTCTGCTCCCGGCCGTCAGCCCCGCGCACTGA
- a CDS encoding glycosyltransferase, protein MTTIAWIAVCSLAAWVWLLLGQGFFWRTDQRLPARTEPADWPDVAVVVPARDEAEVLPLSLPSLLAQDYPGNAEILLVDDGSSDGTGQLARDLSARHGGLTLTVVSPGEPEPGWTGKLWALRYGMQLARARGPEYLLLTDADIAHRPDSLRELVAAAGTARLDLVSQMARLRVAGVWERLVVPAFVYFFAQLYPFRWINRPGSRTSAAAGGCVLLRTEAAERARIPDSIRQAVIDDVSLARAVRRSGGRIWLGLAERVDSVRPYPRLSDLWRMVSRSAYAQLRHSLPLLAGTVLGLALIYLAPPATLVAGLLSHNAPAAWAGGLAWLVMAGTYLPMLRYYRQPFWLAVLLPFTALLYLLMTVDSAVQHYRGRGAAWKGRTYARPEPDAHPGSGAVPGSEAGPGTAPER, encoded by the coding sequence ATGACCACCATTGCCTGGATCGCCGTCTGTTCGCTGGCCGCATGGGTGTGGCTGTTGCTGGGGCAGGGTTTCTTCTGGCGCACGGACCAGCGCCTACCCGCACGTACCGAGCCCGCCGACTGGCCGGACGTCGCCGTCGTCGTGCCCGCCAGGGACGAGGCCGAAGTACTTCCGCTGAGCCTGCCGTCGCTGCTGGCCCAGGACTACCCGGGGAACGCCGAGATCCTCCTGGTCGACGACGGCAGTTCCGACGGCACCGGGCAGCTGGCCAGGGACCTCTCCGCACGGCACGGCGGGCTGACGCTGACCGTGGTCTCCCCCGGCGAGCCGGAGCCCGGCTGGACCGGGAAGCTCTGGGCGCTGCGGTACGGAATGCAGCTGGCCCGCGCGCGAGGCCCTGAGTATCTGCTGCTCACCGACGCCGACATCGCCCACCGGCCGGACAGCCTGCGCGAGTTGGTGGCCGCCGCCGGGACGGCCCGGCTCGATCTGGTGTCCCAGATGGCGCGGCTGCGGGTCGCCGGCGTCTGGGAGCGGCTGGTGGTGCCCGCGTTCGTGTACTTCTTCGCGCAGCTCTATCCGTTCCGGTGGATCAACCGGCCGGGGTCGAGGACCTCGGCCGCGGCGGGCGGTTGCGTGCTGCTGCGCACCGAGGCCGCCGAACGGGCCCGCATCCCCGATTCCATCCGGCAGGCGGTGATCGACGACGTGTCGCTGGCCCGCGCCGTACGGCGCAGCGGCGGGCGCATCTGGCTGGGGCTCGCCGAGCGGGTGGACAGCGTGCGCCCCTATCCGCGCCTGAGCGACCTGTGGCGGATGGTCTCGCGCAGCGCGTACGCACAGCTGCGCCACAGTCTTCCGCTGCTCGCAGGTACGGTGCTCGGACTCGCCCTGATCTATCTCGCGCCGCCCGCCACGCTGGTGGCCGGGCTGCTGTCGCACAACGCCCCGGCCGCGTGGGCGGGCGGTCTCGCCTGGCTGGTGATGGCGGGGACGTATCTCCCGATGCTGCGCTACTACCGGCAGCCGTTCTGGCTCGCCGTGCTGCTGCCGTTCACCGCGCTGCTCTATCTCCTGATGACGGTCGACTCGGCGGTGCAGCACTACCGGGGACGCGGCGCTGCCTGGAAGGGGCGGACGTACGCCCGCCCGGAACCCGACGCCCACCCGGGCTCCGGCGCGGTTCCCGGCAGCGAGGCCGGTCCGGGAACCGCGCCGGAGCGGTGA